In Methanoregula sp., a single genomic region encodes these proteins:
- a CDS encoding UPF0179 family protein produces MSETKTKVTLVGTVLAKPNVEFIYEGEIAECDTCKVKKACHNLQKGRKYRIVTVRSTHHDCPVHLNGATAVEVMEAPITALINADMAIVNSKIKTELSCNKSDCRSYPLCRPDGVTDGEKYVVVDVLGNAPNICDKGRALKLVEIRPA; encoded by the coding sequence TTGTCAGAAACAAAAACAAAGGTTACGCTGGTGGGAACGGTGCTCGCAAAACCGAATGTCGAGTTCATCTATGAGGGTGAAATTGCGGAGTGCGATACCTGCAAGGTGAAAAAAGCGTGCCACAACCTCCAGAAGGGACGGAAGTACCGTATCGTCACGGTCAGGTCCACGCACCATGATTGTCCGGTTCACCTGAACGGTGCTACAGCAGTCGAGGTGATGGAAGCGCCGATCACTGCGCTTATCAATGCCGATATGGCGATCGTCAACTCCAAGATAAAAACCGAGCTTTCCTGCAACAAGTCCGATTGCCGGAGTTATCCGCTCTGCCGGCCGGATGGTGTTACGGACGGCGAGAAGTATGTTGTCGTTGATGTGCTGGGAAATGCTCCCAACATCTGCGACAAGGGCCGTGCGCTGAAGCTGGTCGAGATAAGGCCGGCGTGA